A section of the Carya illinoinensis cultivar Pawnee chromosome 12, C.illinoinensisPawnee_v1, whole genome shotgun sequence genome encodes:
- the LOC122288960 gene encoding EF-hand calcium-binding domain-containing protein 4A → MAALSIGIATTAITARTTLIPSKSFRPRICCSVGWDPEGLLGPPQTGHLARREFKRRLERDAEAREAFEQQVREEKQRRQAVRQSRVVPETPEELIEYFLDTEAQEIEFEIARLRRRLSQEFFSHLQFELGQLRFAVSKSQDMEDRLIELEALQKALLEGTEAYDKMQAELIAAKESLTKILTSKDVKATLLEMVERNELNRSLLTLLDENIANAHKGNQKQAAEFMEKLRGAVLRYMTV, encoded by the exons ATGGCCGCTCTCAGCATCGGCATAGCCACCACCGCCATAACAGCCCGTACAACTCTCATACCTTCGAAATCTTTCAGGCCCAGAATCTGCTGCAGCGTTGGATGG GACCCAGAAGGCTTATTGGGCCCGCCCCAGACCGGCCACCTAGCGAGGCGTGAGTTCAAGAGGCGGCTCGAGAGAGACGCCGAAGCCCGGGAGGCCTTCGAACAACAAGTCCGCGAAGAAAAGCAGCGTCGCCAAGCTGTTCGGCAG TCTAGGGTCGTTCCCGAAACTCCAGAGGAGCTGATCGAGTACTTTCTGGACACTGAAGCTCAGGAAATTGAGTTTGAGATCGCGAGGTTAAGGCGCCG ATTGAGCCAGGAGTTTTTTTCACACCTACAATTTGAGTTGGGTCAGCTTCGGTTTGCTGTTTCAAAATCTCAG GATATGGAAGATAGATTGATTGAGCTAGAAGCGCTGCAGAAAGCCCTGCTGGAAGGAACAG AAGCCTATGATAAAATGCAAGCTGAGCTCATAGCAGCAAAAGAAAGTCTAACCAAAATCTTGACATCAAAGGATGTAAAAGCAACT TTATTGGAGATGGTTGAGCGGAATGAACTCAATAGATCCTTACTGACCCTTCTTGATGAAAATATAGCAAATGCACACAAGGGTAACCAG AAACAAGCAGCAGAATTCATGGAAAAGCTTCGCGGGGCTGTTCTCAGGTACATGACAGTGTAG
- the LOC122288961 gene encoding 21 kDa protein-like, with protein MVRLGLSVLVLFFVLYVAGTAESAAVARHSSPANFIKASCRATRYPALCVQCLSGYASAIKKNERRLAQTALSVSLARVRSAAAFVAKMTKVRGIKSREYEAVKDCIENMGDGVDRLSQSVRELGHMDRDVGQDFMWHMSNVQTWVSAALTDENTCLDGFSGPAMDGNVKTAIHRRVTNVAQVTSNALALVNRFASRHQAATTVEKP; from the coding sequence ATGGTAAGACTTGGCCTTTCTGTACTGGTTCTCTTCTTCGTTCTTTACGTGGCTGGCACGGCGGAATCCGCGGCCGTTGCCAGACATTCCAGCCCTGCAAATTTCATCAAGGCCTCCTGCAGGGCAACTCGCTATCCTGCACTTTGCGTTCAATGCCTTTCAGGTTATGCAagtgcaataaaaaaaaatgagcgaCGACTGGCTCAAACCGCCTTGTCAGTGAGCTTAGCCAGGGTGCGGTCGGCTGCAGCGTTTGTGGCCAAGATGACTAAGGTTAGGGGGATCAAGTCCAGAGAGTATGAGGCTGTGAAAGACTGCATAGAGAACATGGGTGATGGCGTCGACCGGCTTAGCCAGTCGGTTCGGGAGCTTGGCCATATGGATCGAGACGTGGGTCAGGACTTCATGTGGCATATGAGCAACGTCCAGACCTGGGTTAGTGCTGCCCTCACCGACGAGAACACTTGTCTTGATGGGTTTTCCGGCCCTGCCATGGATGGAAATGTCAAGACTGCTATACATAGAAGGGTCACCAATGTAGCGCAGGTTACTAGTAACGCACTCGCACTGGTAAATCGTTTTGCATCAAGACACCAAGCTGCTACAACCGTAGAAAAGCCTTAA